Proteins encoded within one genomic window of Paroedura picta isolate Pp20150507F chromosome 17, Ppicta_v3.0, whole genome shotgun sequence:
- the LOC143827525 gene encoding transmembrane protein 180-like, with protein sequence MKFLSRIHPNAAAYSMTTLGAGMMNSIFNFYYVKLFLNQYKISEGAFHQAQVVFMIWNAVNDPLFGYIQDNSKAPCCSRRQASIFYGAPLYALAFLLPWFPWKQYREGDWLSGLHLVVALCAFDGMLTFVLLAQCALFAETSTRHESRLQLIKYNQVATLVGSTSILFCGLISNNMENFAHFQVFVVLVGAAATACMCYTGIYSTSQYESRESLLGESGVAESVDRALSWSSVISLTKQIVTQRNFLLFVTMNFFQVFHLAFCSNFMMIFADNLIPKGVLSSSVRSIMYGAGFICPQCLVLISQSLLKKLGYYRVVLFSFYLEAVAAVLMFLLGPEHYYLLAIYLTVNMVIVQAAFSLFNLPLADIVDADLKRHKRSSPLSSMVFGTNALFTKPAQSLAPMLVVTILNQFGYANLNSKLAQPDPNLFLGLHDAMFYMICLVPLCIAAVQILTWTPFSIQNSHLTPMHAEM encoded by the exons ATGAAGTTTCTTTCAAGGATCCACCCTAACGCTGCGGCTTACTCCATGACCACGTTAGGGGCAGGCATGATGAACAGCATATTCAACTTCTACTATGTCAAGCTGTTTTTGAACCAGTACAAGATCTCGGAAGGCGCATTTCATCAAGCCCAG gtgGTTTTTATGATCTGGAACGCCGTCAATGACCCTCTCTTCGGCTACATTCAAGACAACTCCAAAGCCCCGTGCTGCTCCAGGCGCCAGGCATCCATCTTCTACGGGGCTCCCTTGTACGCCCTGGCCTTCCTGCTCCCCTGGTTTCCGTGGAAGCAATACCGAGAAGGGGACTGGCTGAGCGGGCTCCACCTAGTCGTCGCGTTGTGCGCGTTTGACGGCATGCTCACGTTTGTCTTGCTGGCGCAGTGCGCCCTCTTTGCAGAGACCTCCACGAGGCACGAGAGCAGGCTGCAGCTCATCAAGTACAACCAGGTGGCCACGTTAGTCGGCTCCACCAGCATCCTGTTCTGTGGCTTGATATCCAACAACATGGAGAACTTTGCCCATTTCCAAGTCTTTGTGGTGCTGGTTGGCGCAGCAGCGACCGCCTGCATGTGCTACACGGGAATCTACAGCACCAGCCAGTACGAATCGCGGGAAAGTCTCCTGGGAGAGAGCGGCGTGGCGGAAAGCGTCGACAGAGCCCTCTCGTGGTCCTCGGTCATTTCGCTGACCAAGCAGATCGTGACCCAGAGGAATTTCTTGCTCTTTGTGACCATGAACTTCTTTCAAGTCTTCCACTTGGCTTTCTGCAGCAATTTCATGATGATCTTTGCCGACAACCTCATCCCGAAGGGCGTTCTTTCGTCTTCTGTCCGGAGCATCATGTACGGGGCAGGTTTCATTTGTCCCCAG TGCCTTGTGCTAATTAGCCAATCCCTGCTCAAGAAATTAGGTTACTATCGAGTGGTCTTGTTTTCCTTCTATTTGGAAGCCGTCGCCGCCGTGCTCATGTTTCTTCTGGGCCCAGAACATTACTACCTGTTGGCTATTTATCTTACCGTGAACAT GGTGATCGTCCAAGCTGCTTTCAGCCTCTTTAATTTGCCTTTGGCTGATATTGTGGATGCAGATTTAAAGAGACATAAGCGGAG CTCACCGCTTTCCTCCATGGTTTTTGGAACAAATGCCTTGTTTACAAAGCCAGCCCAGTCTCTAGCTCCAATGCTCGTGGTGACTATACTCAACCAATTTGGATATGCCAATCTGAATAGCAAACTTGCTCAGCCCGACCCAAA TTTGTTCCTAGGCCTCCACGATGCCATGTTCTACATGATCTGCCTCGTTCCTCTTTGCATTGCAGCCGTACAAATCCTCACGTGGACTCCCTTCTCCATCCAGAACAGTCACCTGACGCCCATGCATGCCGAGATGTGA
- the CDR2 gene encoding cerebellar degeneration-related protein 2 isoform X1 codes for MLTDSLVEEFEIREDEPWYDQQDLQQDLYLAAELGKTLLDRNTELETSLQQMYATNQEQLQEIEYLTKQVELLRQMNEQHAKVYEQLDVTVRDLEDANQKLVVDSRSSQQRILSLTETIESLQTHIEDLQRQVEELKNSGQSHVHHERPEQPRSVHSFSCLKELYDLRKYFVYDHIFAEKIASLDTQLSPVEEENQDLKKAVTLLQAQLEVEKEKRVTMEEEYSLVLKENCDLEQRLADVDLYRSRAEELEIEVAEMRQIFQCGKPLISGVEKLIPEAFFVSLKESLEKELSRCSSNGMSLTVPELDKRTLKRSSSETFLGSTLGGDLLRGHEETCIRRAEAVKQRGISLLNEVDAQYNALKVKYEDLLKKCLTDEESVKHKAVQTSKQHSKEAGPSNAVALDPPVRELDGTSADLASLTGNAPPEYKLLFKEIFSCIKKTKREIDEHRAKYPTLSSQP; via the exons ATGCTGACCGACAGCCTCGTGGAGGAGTTCGAGATCCGCGAGGACGAGCCTTGGTACGACCAGCAGGACCTGCAGCAAG ATCTCTATCTTGCTGCCGAACTCGGGAAGACTCTGCTGGATCGGAACACAGAGCTGGAGACGTCACTGCAGCAGATGTATGCAACCAACCAGGAGCAGCTACAAGAGATAGAG TATCTTACAAAACAGGTGGAACTTCTGCGCCAGATGAACGAGCAGCATGCCAAAGTCTATGAACAGCTGGATGTCACCGTGCGAGATCTAGAAGACGCTAATCAAAAACTAGTGGTGGATAGTAGGTCTTCACAGCAAAGGATCTTAAG CCTTACTGAGACCATTGAGAGTCTTCAAACACACATCGAAGACCTCCAGAGACAAGTGGAAGAGCTGAAGAACTCTGGGCAGAGCCACGTCCACCACGAAAGACCTGAGCAGCCGAGATCAGTTCATAGTTTTTCGTGCTTAAAAGAACTGTATGACCTTCGCAA GTATTTTGTTTACGATCACATTTTCGCCGAGAAAATTGCATCTCTCGATACGCAGCTGAGCCCGGTCGAGGAAGAGAACCAGGACTTGAAGAAGGCCGTGACTCTCCTGCAAGCCCAGCTCGAGGTGGAGAAAGAGAAACGGGTCACCATGGAGGAGGAGTACAGCCTCGTGCTGAAGGAGAACTGTGACCTTGAGCAGCGACTGGCGGACGTCGACCTCTACCGCAGCCGGGCCGAGGAGCTTGAGATCGAAGTGGCCGAAATGAGGCAGATATTTCAGTGTGGGAAGCCCCTCATTAGTGGGGTGGAGAAACTCATCCCGGAGGCTTTCTTTGTCTCCTTGAAAGAATCCCTGGAGAAGGAGCTGAGCCGGTGCTCTTCCAACGGGATGTCTTTGACCGTCCCTGAGCTTGACAAGAGGACTCTGAAAAGAAGCAGCAGTGAGACCTTCTTGGGCAGCACCCTGGGTGGAGACCTCCTAAGAGGCCACGAGGAGACCTGCATCCGGAGGGCCGAAGCCGTGAAGCAAAGGGGCATCTCTCTGCTGAACGAGGTGGACGCCCAGTACAACGCTTTGAAAGTCAAGTACGAGGACCTCCTGAAGAAATGTCTGACGGACGAGGAGTCCGTGAAGCACAAGGCCGTGCAGACCTCGAAGCAGCATTCCAAAGAGGCCGGCCCGAGCAACGCCGTGGCCTTGGACCCGCCCGTGAGGGAACTGGACGGCACCAGTGCCGATCTGGCCAGCCTCACCGGTAATGCTCCGCCCGAGTACAAACTCCTCTTTAAGGAAATCTTCAGCTGCATCAAGAAAACCAAGCGGGAAATAGATGAGCACAGGGCAAAGTATCCCACGCTCTCCTCTCAGCCATAG
- the CDR2 gene encoding cerebellar degeneration-related protein 2 isoform X2 yields the protein MYATNQEQLQEIEYLTKQVELLRQMNEQHAKVYEQLDVTVRDLEDANQKLVVDSRSSQQRILSLTETIESLQTHIEDLQRQVEELKNSGQSHVHHERPEQPRSVHSFSCLKELYDLRKYFVYDHIFAEKIASLDTQLSPVEEENQDLKKAVTLLQAQLEVEKEKRVTMEEEYSLVLKENCDLEQRLADVDLYRSRAEELEIEVAEMRQIFQCGKPLISGVEKLIPEAFFVSLKESLEKELSRCSSNGMSLTVPELDKRTLKRSSSETFLGSTLGGDLLRGHEETCIRRAEAVKQRGISLLNEVDAQYNALKVKYEDLLKKCLTDEESVKHKAVQTSKQHSKEAGPSNAVALDPPVRELDGTSADLASLTGNAPPEYKLLFKEIFSCIKKTKREIDEHRAKYPTLSSQP from the exons ATGTATGCAACCAACCAGGAGCAGCTACAAGAGATAGAG TATCTTACAAAACAGGTGGAACTTCTGCGCCAGATGAACGAGCAGCATGCCAAAGTCTATGAACAGCTGGATGTCACCGTGCGAGATCTAGAAGACGCTAATCAAAAACTAGTGGTGGATAGTAGGTCTTCACAGCAAAGGATCTTAAG CCTTACTGAGACCATTGAGAGTCTTCAAACACACATCGAAGACCTCCAGAGACAAGTGGAAGAGCTGAAGAACTCTGGGCAGAGCCACGTCCACCACGAAAGACCTGAGCAGCCGAGATCAGTTCATAGTTTTTCGTGCTTAAAAGAACTGTATGACCTTCGCAA GTATTTTGTTTACGATCACATTTTCGCCGAGAAAATTGCATCTCTCGATACGCAGCTGAGCCCGGTCGAGGAAGAGAACCAGGACTTGAAGAAGGCCGTGACTCTCCTGCAAGCCCAGCTCGAGGTGGAGAAAGAGAAACGGGTCACCATGGAGGAGGAGTACAGCCTCGTGCTGAAGGAGAACTGTGACCTTGAGCAGCGACTGGCGGACGTCGACCTCTACCGCAGCCGGGCCGAGGAGCTTGAGATCGAAGTGGCCGAAATGAGGCAGATATTTCAGTGTGGGAAGCCCCTCATTAGTGGGGTGGAGAAACTCATCCCGGAGGCTTTCTTTGTCTCCTTGAAAGAATCCCTGGAGAAGGAGCTGAGCCGGTGCTCTTCCAACGGGATGTCTTTGACCGTCCCTGAGCTTGACAAGAGGACTCTGAAAAGAAGCAGCAGTGAGACCTTCTTGGGCAGCACCCTGGGTGGAGACCTCCTAAGAGGCCACGAGGAGACCTGCATCCGGAGGGCCGAAGCCGTGAAGCAAAGGGGCATCTCTCTGCTGAACGAGGTGGACGCCCAGTACAACGCTTTGAAAGTCAAGTACGAGGACCTCCTGAAGAAATGTCTGACGGACGAGGAGTCCGTGAAGCACAAGGCCGTGCAGACCTCGAAGCAGCATTCCAAAGAGGCCGGCCCGAGCAACGCCGTGGCCTTGGACCCGCCCGTGAGGGAACTGGACGGCACCAGTGCCGATCTGGCCAGCCTCACCGGTAATGCTCCGCCCGAGTACAAACTCCTCTTTAAGGAAATCTTCAGCTGCATCAAGAAAACCAAGCGGGAAATAGATGAGCACAGGGCAAAGTATCCCACGCTCTCCTCTCAGCCATAG